The proteins below are encoded in one region of Silene latifolia isolate original U9 population chromosome 2, ASM4854445v1, whole genome shotgun sequence:
- the LOC141629296 gene encoding uncharacterized protein LOC141629296, producing MAEDDACTLKEIPIENKDWLLHLNTPGSYLSSAIGAPFSELFSVGVLPESNYFEQRDTLEIYGSITLYDENNNTYQLYHRSSHDPQTLTPQNNLLSLGMPAECLVSTCWTHIFLSLADKTDNSVIVRKALSFDKLTDINQYNKVGILSYNSVFVAYAAFPTAVMAILEITLIKTNDNSAPTPLNLSGKITARCGNTYGSKYPGIVLLNRLSNQSFEAVSNVPILLPRDVVVVPAYSFLRINLHLCQLDLPQQQDIICQEDFLADSVYVRDCDTVSNDFVVRFKVVWCHPHQLWDETGQQFDLPKIFTELQLDDFSGKHFPRSLVEVYTVVIHHNTNRELEIFGTVAIRDSNSRFLLFDRDELNPVKYSGKEEIIPIEVKWRCLNMTEYLAMGVKLKDVKGEVLIEGEISWSSDNVKKPMSWYDERICSVIRGVNGYAEVFYTIFSEALQAKLRILFKCNGYPDVTHRLSGSVVATHSNETYLTEHDKAYYQSVLYQGNSSSDIQLQSGCALPLSKSVVAVPIDAVLTVAIDLNASPLSPGLPQAHLKSDVSFNLGSDTRRIIEHNNCSIVVSLEWSDLDKLVYEEWDLNDTEKISKLQFTGV from the exons ATGGCGGAGGATGATGCGTGCACCCTCAAAGAAATTCCAATCGAAAATAAGGATTGGTTGCTTCATCTGAACACGCCCGGGTCATACCTCTCTTCAGCTATTGGTGCACCTTTTTCTGAGTTATTTTCTGTCGGAGTCCTCCCCGAATCCAATTATTTTGAGCAGCGTGATACGTTGGAGATTTATGGTAGTATTACTCTATATGATGAAAATAACAATACCTATCAACTCTATCATCGATCCTCTCATGATCCCCAAACTTTAACTCCCCAAAACAATCTCTTATCTCTGGGTATGCCTGCTGAATGTCTTGTTTCCACTTGTTGGACTCATATATTTTTGTCGCTTGCGGATAAGACTGATAATTCTGTCATTGTGAGAAAGGCTTTATCTTTTGACAAACTGACCGATATTAATCAATACAACAAAGTCGGAATACTTTCTTATAATTCTGTTTTTGTCGCTTATGCTGCCTTCCCTACTGCCGTTATGGCTATTCTTGAAATCACACTTATTAAGACAAATGATAATAGTGCTCCTACGCCTCTTAATCTATCCGGAAAAATTACTGCTCGTTGTGGGAACACATATGGTTCCAAGTATCCCGGGATAGTCCTTCTTAACCGTCTTTCTAATCAGTCCTTTGAGGCTGTGTCTAACGTTCCTATTCTGCTTCCTAGAGATGTTGTAGTTGTGCCGGCGTATTCTTTTCTTAGAATTAATCTTCACCTATGTCAGCTTGATCTACCACAACAACAAGATATTATTTGTCAGGAAGACTTCCTTGCTGACAGCGTTTATGTTCGTGATTGTGATACTGTATCTAACGATTTTGTTGTCCGGTTTAAAGTGGTATGGTGTCACCCACATCAATTGTGGGACGAAACTGGCCAGCAGTTTGACCTCCCTAAG ATATTTACTGAGCTACAACTAGACGACTTTAGCGG GAAACACTTTCCGCGTTCTCTAGTGGAGGTGTATACAGTTGTGATTCATCACAATACTAATAGGGAGTTAGAAATTTTCGGAACAGTGGCAATTCGTGACAGTAATTCAAGGTTTTTATTATTTGACAGAGATGAGCTGAATCCTGTCAAATATTCTGGAAAGGAGGAAATCATTCCTATAGAGGTCAAATGGCGTTGTCTTAATATGACTGAATATTTAGCTATGGGAGTAAAGCTTAAGGATGTTAAAGGTGAGGTATTAATTGAGGGAGAAATTAGTTGGTCTAGTGACAATGTTAAGAAACCGATGTCTTGGTATGATGAGCGTATTTGTTCCGTTATTCGAGGTGTAAATGGCTATGCAGAGGTGTTTTATACAATATTTTCAGAGGCACTGCAGGCTAAACTTAGAATTTTATTCAAATGCAATGGATATCCGGATGTTACTCATCGTCTTAGTGGGAGTGTTGTTGCTACGCACAGTAATGAAACATACTTGACTGAACATGACAAGGCATATTATCAGAGCGTCCTTTATCAAGGTAATTCTTCATCAGATATCCAACTCCAATCAGGTTGTGCATTACCACTCTCTAAATCTGTGGTTGCTGTGCCAATTGATGCGGTCTTAACGGTTGCCATCGACTTGAATGCAAGTCCGCTGTCTCCTGGACTTCCGCAAGCACATTTGAAATCGGATGTTTCTTTTAATTTGGGTTCTGACACTCGGCGGATTATTGAGCACAACAACTGTAGCATTGTAGTGTCTCTAGAATGGAGTGATCTTGATAAACTAGTTTATGAGGAATGGGACTTGAATGACACTGAGAAGATTTCTAAACTACAGTTTACAGGGGTTTAA